A region from the Deltaproteobacteria bacterium PRO3 genome encodes:
- a CDS encoding type II toxin-antitoxin system HicB family antitoxin, whose product MKIKIVLEPSDEGGYTVYAPSLPGCISEGDTKEEALKNIQEAISLFLEPVEDDLILPPNSEQLEIAI is encoded by the coding sequence ATGAAGATCAAAATCGTCTTAGAACCAAGCGATGAGGGTGGCTATACGGTTTACGCCCCCTCTCTGCCGGGTTGTATTAGCGAAGGTGACACAAAGGAAGAAGCTTTAAAAAATATCCAAGAAGCTATCTCCCTTTTCTTGGAACCCGTTGAGGATGATTTGATCCTCCCCCCAAATTCCGAACAACTTGAAATCGCGATATGA
- a CDS encoding type II toxin-antitoxin system HicA family toxin: MTKVPSLGYEQVIAALRRDSWVVVRQKGSHIRLVKHLPAETLKLTVPAHRPIKRSTLSHILKQARLSVEAFIKLL; encoded by the coding sequence ATGACTAAAGTTCCTAGTCTAGGTTACGAACAGGTCATCGCGGCTTTACGTAGGGATTCTTGGGTCGTAGTGAGGCAAAAAGGCAGCCATATCCGTTTGGTGAAACACCTCCCCGCGGAGACCCTTAAATTAACCGTCCCCGCCCATCGCCCCATTAAAAGATCGACCTTGTCCCATATCCTGAAACAGGCCCGTTTGTCCGTGGAAGCGTTTATAAAATTACTTTAA